In the genome of Enterococcus hirae ATCC 9790, one region contains:
- a CDS encoding ABC transporter ATP-binding protein, protein MTKVLEVKNLQISFDTYAGKVRAIRGVNFHLNKGETLAIVGESGSGKSVTTRSIMRLLSSNATIDSGEILFKGKNIVDQSEKAMQKIRGKEIAMIFQDPMTSLDPTMTIGKQVAESLRKHNKVSKKEGQKAALELLNLVGIPEAEKRINSYPHQFSGGQRQRIVIAIALICYPEILIADEPTTALDVTIQAQILELLKEIQTKIDTSIIFITHDLGVVANVADRVAVMYGGKIVEVGTSEEIFYHPQHPYTWGLLGSMPTLDSANERLYAIPGSPPDLLNPPKGDAFYPRNEYALQIDAEEEPPFFELSKTHQAATWLLAPQAPKVEPPEEIKRRWAIFEEKQKANGGMTNAKKTARG, encoded by the coding sequence ATGACAAAAGTTCTTGAAGTTAAAAATTTGCAAATCTCATTTGATACGTACGCTGGGAAAGTCCGAGCGATCCGCGGTGTCAATTTTCATTTAAACAAAGGCGAGACTCTAGCAATTGTTGGAGAATCTGGTAGTGGGAAATCAGTCACTACCAGAAGTATCATGAGATTGTTATCAAGTAATGCTACGATCGATTCGGGCGAGATTTTATTCAAAGGAAAAAATATTGTCGATCAATCAGAAAAAGCCATGCAAAAAATTCGTGGGAAAGAAATCGCAATGATTTTCCAAGATCCAATGACTTCTCTCGATCCTACGATGACGATTGGGAAACAAGTGGCGGAATCCTTGCGAAAACACAATAAAGTTTCGAAAAAAGAAGGACAAAAAGCAGCATTGGAATTACTAAACTTAGTCGGGATTCCTGAGGCTGAAAAACGGATCAACAGTTATCCTCACCAATTTTCAGGAGGACAACGGCAACGGATCGTCATTGCGATTGCGTTGATCTGTTACCCGGAGATCTTGATCGCTGATGAACCAACAACTGCATTAGATGTTACGATTCAAGCCCAGATTTTAGAACTGCTAAAAGAAATCCAAACGAAAATCGATACCTCGATTATCTTCATCACACATGACTTAGGTGTAGTAGCAAATGTAGCGGATCGGGTAGCGGTGATGTATGGCGGAAAGATCGTTGAAGTGGGTACCTCGGAAGAAATTTTTTATCATCCGCAACATCCTTACACTTGGGGCTTGTTAGGTTCGATGCCAACCTTAGATAGTGCGAATGAACGACTTTATGCGATCCCAGGTTCACCACCTGATTTATTGAATCCACCTAAAGGCGATGCCTTTTATCCACGGAATGAATATGCCTTGCAGATTGATGCAGAAGAAGAACCACCATTTTTTGAATTATCAAAAACACATCAAGCAGCAACTTGGCTTTTAGCACCTCAAGCACCAAAAGTAGAGCCACCTGAAGAAATCAAACGTCGTTGGGCGATTTTTGAAGAAAAGCAAAAAGCGAATGGAGGGATGACGAATGCCAAAAAAACTGCTAGAGGTTAA